In the Vespula vulgaris chromosome 9, iyVesVulg1.1, whole genome shotgun sequence genome, GTTGGTGGCCGATAAACATAGCGAGTCGACATATGTTTGACGAAGGTCTATACGGAATATGGAATGGCCTGCAAGTTTCGAGAGATggacgaggaagagaagatgTACGTTcaagtacgtacatacgagTACGTAGGTATATCCGAGAAatgagaggagaaaagaaggataacGGTTGATTTttaagaacaaaaacaaagtaaaagaaaataagtgaAGGATGTGAAATTACTTTTCTAATCTATGGAggtttctcaaaaaaaaaaaaaaaaaagaggaagaaaaggaaagaaaaaagaaacaaaaaagaataaaaaagataatataagtAGGTATGTTAAATCGCGTAGATCAACGGCTAAAGGATCGAAGAAGTAAAATAGGATGAAGAGAATCGCCATGGCAGTTTAACGAGTAAAACTCTTGAAAAAGTCGTAAagtaaattagaaaatgtaatttacCTCGCAACAAGTTTGAGTCGCAGAGTAACTATCGAATCGTCGTTCATCGTGAAGAACAGTGTGTCTTTGAAGGATTTTTAAAGAATGCAAAGAAGCGCAAAATTCTAGACGGCCTTACGGTAGACGGAAGAACCTCTCTCGAGGAACGATCGCGAAGATATCACAAAACGGAATGCCGCATAATTCTAGAGAGCGGATCCAGAGAATATTGGACTCGTCATCGATGATGATGCCCGTGCGACGATAGTAGCGGTGCTGTTGACGGCGTCGATGGTGGCGGTAGAGAGACCGTCAGGGAGATTACGACGCGATGACGTCGTTTTCCATAGCCTCCTTTTAGTCCGTAACTACCCATTATCCGCTTTCTTTCAGTTGGCTCGCATCCGAAATTTCACTAACGAAAGCactcgtcgtcgccgtcgtcgaaTCGTTTTCGAGATCCTCGAAAACCTGAAGTCGTCGAACGTTACCGCTCTTCCGTCCTACGATCAGCGAGAGAGACACGAAAGTGGTccgaatgagaaaaaaaatttgatgaaagttcgaaagaacaaaacgacCACGACTCGTTCGACGACTTCGCCGGTCTTTAGAACGAAGCGCGGATCTGCTTTCACACGAAGCATGCATTTTACATGCGTGTCCTCGTAAAGAGTGTCTACATCTTCGTCTTATTCGAAATCAAAGATGACGAGGTACATCGCGAGAAATAAACGTCGTGACTATAAAGTCAATGACGAAGGACAGCGATACaaaaatttgcaaaaattttctttaaaaaacatAACGTGTCTTACAAGACGAAGAAACCGCGACGATGGGATAAGATTCGCGGAAGCGATTGCGCCTACTCTCTTTTAGTAATCGTACTACATATTCGCGTTGTACATCTTTTGATACTTCTCCCATATGCTTCGACTATTATGATTTGCTGGCTCTTACCAGCAGATGTCTTCCAATTACTTCCTTAAATACATACGCGACATGAAAATACCGTTGTACCATTTTTACGACGAAAGTAGCAAACGTTAATCGTGCAAACAACAGCGAGACGCAGGACCCGACGGAAGATTTACAATGATACATCTGTACCTAACTATACCTGCACATAAAATCCAAAAGAGGTAAACGACGAGCTGAAAGGAGGACGTATCTTAAATTAGGATTATAATTAGAAGCGCAACTTGTCTTCGAGTCGAACGATCTTTCCTAACGAAAGATCATAGGACACAGGTGGTTGGTTGTATATTGGTATACGAGTATGTAAtacgtatgtttgtatgttGTGTAGGCGAAACAGGTGTCGCGCACTACCGCTATTCGCTTCCCTATTCACGACACAATATGCCGTATGCCGTACGGCACGGACTTACGGTCTCGCATACGAATGAAAGCCATATTCTCTAATAGACACGGTGGAAGAACGTTTCCGTTCGTCTTCCCGTTTTTCTTTGGCCACCGCGAAGCAATCGGTTCGCCGATCGACATTCGCCTCTCCATGCGAATTCATTCACGATGCGTTTTATTCGACATCGCGCGAGATCTTCACGATCGTCCATATGCGCGCGAATGGTCGAGCAAGTCGCAAATTATAGTCGCGTTTCTGAGGCATTGCACTCGATCGAGTTTACGAACGAAAAGCGAGCTTACCCTTTTCTTCATTCGACGGAGCGTCCTCGGAAGAGATTCCGGACGTGTCAACGGCAACTGCAACGGCAATTCGTTCTTCCTTACCAGAAAGAATTCCTTCGACTTTCTCGACAAATCCGTTGCTCCGAAACTTTGAATCTTCGGTCTCGTGCTCGAGGCAACGCTCATCGACCATCTTCCATTCGGACATATCCAAGCCGACTTTGTCGGTTTGTTCCTCCGTTGGCCCATTAATCTCATATTCCTGAAAGGAGGGAAGACGACGAATGTCGGGAACCAAGGTTTCCTCGTCGTCTTCTCTTATCTTCCACTTTGCCCTTCGATGCGGTTCGCCCGACCAATTTTTCCGTGATACGGCGATGTCGCTGACAGAGTCTACAATATCCTCGACGAGTTCTTCCTCCCGAAGcatatattctctcttctcgttagGATTTTGATAAACTCTATACGGCCCGACCAAACCTACGATACCTCTGGGAACGGCTACAGCAGTTAGGCGCGAATGGCTAACGGTAGGATGGAAATCTTTATCATCGTCCTCCTCGTTCTCCTGCCCGTTCTCCTCCCCGTTCTCCTCCCCGTCGTCCTTCCTATCCTCGGTATCGTTCTCGTTGTCGTACATTTCGTCGAAACGGTAAAGCCGACTAGCCCCCGACAGCGATCGGCGGGAGGTTACACGCAACCACCGTTGTGCTCCCTCGTCGCGTTGCGTCTTACCGATCgatcttatcgatcgattcactttttttcccttctcaaCGACGCTATAAACGGCGCCCTCCTCCAAATCGAATCTTATCGCATTCGTATCGTATCCTTTAATCGACTTGGGACATTGATCCGGCGCCTTTGGCTCGTAGACGTCCTTTACCGCACTTATCACGACAACGAGGGGGTTTCTCTCGGGACAAGCCGATGCGAGGTGGTCCGCCCTCGCGCTCGCCGGCTCGTTAACGTCGAGAACGCTGTAAATCGGTTCACGGGTCGCAGTCTCGATCCATTTCGGTCTTCTCCAAAGTCTATCGCGAGTATCGCCAACTGCTTTCCGCTCGACGTTCGTCGTATAAATGTCAGTGAGCTCCGCTACCATGATCGCGACCGGCCGGGAAGTTACACGTTGGACGATCAAACGGACCGGACGTCGCACGCTTCCCGATCGTGCTTCGCTTCGATAATATCGTTGAACTGCGATGTATATTATCTATCTGTATAAACGGTTAAGTTTCGAAGATCGAGAATGCCTCCGCGTACGACCCAGTAACATGACGCTGTAAATTGcaaacgatcgaataatcttttaaataatctttcaaaTAGATCCTTTGTACGCGCGATAAACGACCGCCGATCGAACATCGATTCGACGATTTCCATCGACGGGGTCCACTCTTTCTCGTCCGCGAAAGGTAAATGTTGTTGTTCGGCGACGTCCGATTTTAAAGAGAACAATAGCTTCTGCTAACGGAGAACGGGAGGTGGCTCGGTGCACGATGATATGGATCTAGCTCTTATTCGTGAGCAGCTTGCAAACGAGGATTTCACATTCCTCTGCCACGACGTTAttacctttcctttctcgCCAACTGCCAATCTCTTTTCCCATGTCCATAGGAAATGGCAATTTTATCATCCGTCGTTTAAGATCAACCAAACCACTTTACCTACCTTGttacagatatacatatatcgagaACAATTCAGAAGAGACGTAAGAATTGCTCCAACTGTTTAGAGAGCAGTACTAAATATTGTAATCGTCGCGTATACGTCCTATGTTTCACGTCCCATCTAACGGAGTGTAGGACGCAACCAGGAACGATTAATCTCGAAGAGGTTAACCGCACCGATCTCTCCAAGAAGCGCACGCACGAGCGCACGACcattttgaaaagaagagCCGCGAAGAGGAGTCGTGCGATCGGACGCCGTGTAATAGACGATTCTCTCGCAGCTGACCATCTTCACTTCCgcggaaaggaaaagggaaagtgTGTCTCGCCCTACGGGAAAACGCGTTGCGGTCAAAATGTGTCTATGACGTAAAAACTGAAGATCTGtgaaaaaatttgtcgagTTGATATCAGATCTCTTATCGCTGTTAAAACAATCAAAATAAGGGATAGAAGATAAGGTTTCTCGTATACCTTCAACGGCGAATAAGACTTGCCGTCTACATTTTTCGACGTTCTCCTTTCGTTGTTGTTCTCTCGCTTTCGTTTTACGATGAAACTTGGAATGTTAAGCGAATAAGCGTTAAAACTAATTACCTGATTTACCGGATGTTGATTCCTCGATAGGCTGCAGCATCGTACGCGACATTTTCGAAACGATTTGATTCTCTTCCCAGGTCGCGGATACTATTCCATTGATTCTGTCTATCGCTCTTCCCTCTCCTCCCTTCGTCGAAGAACATcacattttcttcctttcgcaCTCGACGCACTTTACTTCGCAAGAATCACTAACCGAGGTCGATCATACGCGGAAGCTTGGCGATGCTCGATTTTCCGCGACTCCAACTTGGATCATTTCCGTaggatataaattttcaacgtGGACGCGATTGGCGGTCCGACATGCAGCGTTTTAACTTTGATCTGCCGCGTTTCAACCATTACTTCTCGATAGTTTCATTGAAACGCTCGCTTTATGCTCGTATCCTTCGTATTATATCCACTTATTTTTGTGAAATATCTCAAAGTTAATCACGAGTCTTTCATTCCAATTGTCCGCACTACTTATTACGAAATTGCCTTAACCTTACAATTTTGCGTACGACACATTTTAATCGTATCAATGCGTTCATGCGTAatcgcaaaaagaaaaattgatttccattaaaaagaaaagaaacgagaaaaaaatgctCGAATCTCACTCGTTCGAATCGCACACGACTCGAAATGCTATCGGGAGCATCGcgcgaaaaaagaaggaatgcGCCGGTgtgcgttcgatcgatcgaattcggATCGCGTGATGGTGCAGCCGCTATTTTCAAAGGGATGTGAAAGAACGTTGATAAAATTTGGGACCCTTCGTAAAGTCGATAACATAAAGTGCGTACGCAACGTGCGAATCTATTTACGGGGACGATGATACGACATACGAGTAAATATATTCAGTAATCCCAGATGCTTGTTCGCGACGAACTCTGGATGGATCTTTCGGTGCACGATGCTCTTCGAAGACTAAAAAGAGCAATCGCGTGTACCTCGCTGATTGCGAGAGAGAATCTTTCTTCGCTAGCCGTTCTCTTCTCCCTCCAAATCCTGTtgctacctctttctctttccctcctttGCTCCTAAAGGTCTCTCTTTTTAGCTCATATAGATGCTTATCGCCTTCGGAGGGCGATtactaaagagagaaaggaagaaagaaactcgacgcgtatattcttttcatttttattgtaacGCGCTTTCATTCTATGCCGTTTTTGATTTCAAACATCTCCGTTTCCTGCGTTTCCGACATTACCGATCGCCAAACGGATAGTTACGGTTAGCGAACATGGTACAATCTcaaacataaaattatttcaacgtaATCATTTCGCCTCAATGTTTCTCCCAaacttttccatttctttcgcCTGATGagcataaaatttttttcctccgaacGAAGTCgtatattcgataatttttgtCCATCTTACCTTATCTTATATGATGAAAAttgtctatatattatatattgccgattatcatagaaaataaatacttcATTTATCCATGAATCTTTTATCTAAAATTCTAAGTATACGTAGAATCCATTTCTTATACTTATGAGAAATCacaattattactataattttcgccttttcctttttttaatcttatcaaTATCCTTGTCTCACTTTGCATACAAAATTTACTAACGATTGGATTAAAAGCTTGATGTAATTACCAAATTTCATCATGGTTACTTTGTCAAATgttgataaatgatttttctgaTAGTGCGCCATAGATAGAGGTTGCAGCGCTTCGTgatatatgaaagataaagTATACTAAGACATTTTTTCACGAATGTCTATGTCAAAATCATGATCACTTTTTTTTGGAGCCAAATCCAGAAAAGCCCATAATAGCAGCCATTTCGTCCGATGGTCCAGCGTCTTCCTCGTCTACTTCGTctaatttcctctttttatcttttctcttttcttttctatattcctttattttttcttcctacaaATGATAAGTATCATTCTCTTAATAGGATACAATATATGGAACTAATAATTTCCCGATTAGTATAAAGTATTACTTAACGGATATTAGCATTTTTCGCTCGctcgcacgcacgcacaaaGCAGACAGACAAATACAAAcctcttcttttaattctttcactCTTTGCTCTAAatcataatcttttttcttttcctctaatttctttttatttaaagcaAATCTAGCCTTAACTTGTTCCAACGTTGAACGCTCTATCTTCATGGACATACCCAAATTACGCTGATCTATTAACAATTTCAGACAACGAGTTAAatgacaaaaattatataatcgtaattataacgaaatataGCATATCAGCACTTACGTTTTGTTCCATTAATATGATCTAGGAAATTGATAGAATCCTTAACGACGCAATCGCATACGTTACAATAATAACtgcagatataatattttaattaatgtcaCGTTTGTAGATGTTAGACGAAAATATTGATCGATTTATCTCACCCTCCTGTTTGCGAAGACGGagtatttttgttaataacaaCGCTTTTTCCTAATTTCGATTCTAAATCGACCTTATAGTCTCTTTGTTTAAgtaattctctttttactgCTGGTTGCTTAGGGATACCTAATTCCTCTTCAGCGATTTCATCCTGGAGACGCTGAAGAGCTATTCGTTCGTACTCTTCTCTGTTCCATTTTCGTCTGTGATCGTCGGGtctctaaaaataaaataaatctctaAATGTATTACTTTAGAGATTATAAGTGACCAATGTTAACACCCTTCAATCATTTCTCTAGTCTGAATTTATCATCATCtagagatgagaaagaaagtttcacGAAACATATAGgttaagtaatatttattttgcacGAGTTAAACTGTtcgtaaatttgtaaaaaaagaacaaatccTTACCATTGACATAGTTACAGCTTTGATAAAAGAACTTAATCAATTGACGATCTTGATACTCGAACAATAAGAAAAGATCAATGCGTTCTAACGTAAATTCGGAAAGATTTTGTTTATCGTGTACCTCTCCATTCGATTGGGTCGTAAGAGTTAATACAGTAGCGCCACATACGTTTACCGGTTGCTGCCATCtatttcgtttataaattCGTTTGCACAAACCCGCGCGTTCTGTCAATCTTATTAAGGCTGGTTCGTTACCTTTCGCTCGGAGCGTGTGTGACTTTGGCGACAGGTAtcgacaaaatatgaactacagCGCGAGCGAGAAACACTGTCGCCGCCATGGCGACATATTTATCGTATCAATCTATAAACATATATCCTTCGATAAAGTGATATCGTAGATCGAACCTTCGTCTTTAAAAGGAGGACTCGTTCGTCAAAATCGGTTAAGAGTCATGCCTGTTCTCATTATTGGCGTAAACCACTACAAGGCCAAGGGTAATGAACAGCCTTAAATGAAAGAACACGTTTATTTATGTGTTACAGAAAGcatatttttcgtatatttgcttttataatatatatcttactataaaatatatttcattctaattcagtaaatataaatataaaaaatatacatatacgagcattctttttttttttacttttcttttctttcccccaccctatcaaagaaaaaatttcataaaaatgattgTCGGTTAAAATCATTAACTTTTGTATCGCgaatgttgttttttttttttttttttttttttttttgtattttttttatgttgatTCTTCGGTTGTATATTGCAATTCCTAATTAGCTTACGATTATCCGCTGTTAggaaacataataaaatattcattttaatttttctgtaaacGTTGGTACAGCTTTGAACAAATCTGCAACTAATCCATAATCTGCTACTTGAAAGATTGGTGCTTCTGGGTCTTTGTTAATAGCAACAATTGTTTTTGAATCCTTCATACCAGCAAGATGCTGAATTGCTCCAGAAATACCCACTGCTATGTATAAATCctaaaatgaaattacaaaCAAGTTAATTGGTGAtacattcaatattatttcaatgcatacatacattgtCTTAATACATACCGGCGCAACAATCTTTCCAGTTTGTCCAACCTGCAGATCATTGGACACATATCCAGCATCAACGGCAGCTCTTGAAGCACCGACAGCAGCGTTGAGTTTATCAGCCAGGG is a window encoding:
- the LOC127066236 gene encoding zinc finger matrin-type protein 2 isoform X2, producing the protein MSMRPDDHRRKWNREEYERIALQRLQDEIAEEELGIPKQPAVKRELLKQRDYKVDLESKLGKSVVINKNTPSSQTGGYYCNVCDCVVKDSINFLDHINGTKHQRNLGMSMKIERSTLEQVKARFALNKKKLEEKKKDYDLEQRVKELKEEEEKIKEYRKEKRKDKKRKLDEVDEEDAGPSDEMAAIMGFSGFGSKKK
- the LOC127066236 gene encoding zinc finger matrin-type protein 2 isoform X1, whose protein sequence is MSMRPDDHRRKWNREEYERIALQRLQDEIAEEELGIPKQPAVKRELLKQRDYKVDLESKLGKSVVINKNTPSSQTGGYYCNVCDCVVKDSINFLDHINGTKHQRNLGMSMKIERSTLEQVKARFALNKKKLEEKKKDYDLEQRVKELKEEVCICLSALCVRASERKMLISEEKIKEYRKEKRKDKKRKLDEVDEEDAGPSDEMAAIMGFSGFGSKKK